In Caldisericia bacterium, the sequence CCTCAAATAATTTCTTTATAATTTTTTTAAGTATCTTGGAAGATATCTTTCCCTCAGAAAACATCTTTACAGAGCTTGCAAAATCTTTTGGGGTAAATGGTAGTTCTTTAAGACCCTTCTCATTCATAACTCCTAAAACCTCTGTAAGAAGCCAGTTACTTATTGCCTTTGGATTGTTAAATACCTTGAGTGACTCAAAGTAAAAGTCCTTTAAATAGATGTTTCCTACAAGGGTTTCAACTTCCTTTTCTGAGAGAGAAAGTTCCTTCAATCTTTTTCTCACATCATTTGGTAACTCGCCTATCTCCTCTTTTGTCCTTTTAATAATTTCATCTGTAAGCACAAGGGGAGGGAGGTCTGGATCAGGGAAATACCTGTAATCCTCTGCTTCCTCTTTCCCCCTCATGGAGTATGTCTTTCCATCAGACTCATTAAAGTGTCTTGTCTCCTGAACAACCTCTCCACCCTCTTTGATAATCTTCATCTGTCTCTCTATCTCATACTCCAAAGCTCTCTTTACACTTTTAAATGAATTCATATTCTTAACTTCACATCTTGGATGACCCTCAATGGAGACATTGGCATCACACCTTAAGGCTCCCTCCTCCATGTTTCCAGTGGATACACCAAGATATATAAGTATTAGTCTTAACTCCATTAGATACTCCACTGCCTCATCTGGACTTTCTATGTCAGGATAACTCACAATTTCCACAAGAGGAACACCTGCTCTATTGTAATCCACATAGGAGTAATTTGCCTCCACTATATCCTCAGGATGAATTAACTTTCCTGCATCCTCCTCAATGTGCGCCCTTATAATCCTTATCTTTTTCCCACTCTTTGGTAAGACAAGGTATCCTTCCTTTGCAAGAGGAATATCATATTGAGAGATCTGATAACCCTTTGGAAGATCTGGATAGAAATAGTTTTTTCTGTGAAATAGAGATGTCTTTGAAATTTTACAGTTTAGGGCATGACCAATCTTTAGAGCATACTCTACAGCCTTTTCATTGAGAGATGGAAGTGTTCCTGGAAGACCAAGACAAACAGGACATATATTTGTATTTGGAGGAGAGGAAAAATCAATCTTACACCTACAAAACATCTTTGTCTCTGTATTTAACTGAGTATGCACCTCAAGACCTATTATTGGTCTCATATCTCACCTCACATCCTTTCAGGAGTAGAGACTCCCATGAGTCTTAAAATTAATCTGAGTAAAATCTCCACACTTTTTACAACAACAATCCTTCTATCTCTAATCTCCTCATCCTCTGTTAAAACGGGAAGATCATGGTAGAAGGAATGAAAGAGTTTGGAAAGTTCAAGGGCAAAGAATGGAAGAAGATGAGGAGAGTAATTTTTTGCGCTTGAAGAAAGGGTTTCCTCAAAGATAACTATCTTATTCATTATCTCCCTTTCTATACCAGAAAAATTGAAATTCACATTCTTTATGTCTGGAAATGGAATATTCCTTTCAACCCTTTTTCTCTCTATAGCTCTTGTT encodes:
- the gatB gene encoding Asp-tRNA(Asn)/Glu-tRNA(Gln) amidotransferase subunit GatB, translated to MRPIIGLEVHTQLNTETKMFCRCKIDFSSPPNTNICPVCLGLPGTLPSLNEKAVEYALKIGHALNCKISKTSLFHRKNYFYPDLPKGYQISQYDIPLAKEGYLVLPKSGKKIRIIRAHIEEDAGKLIHPEDIVEANYSYVDYNRAGVPLVEIVSYPDIESPDEAVEYLMELRLILIYLGVSTGNMEEGALRCDANVSIEGHPRCEVKNMNSFKSVKRALEYEIERQMKIIKEGGEVVQETRHFNESDGKTYSMRGKEEAEDYRYFPDPDLPPLVLTDEIIKRTKEEIGELPNDVRKRLKELSLSEKEVETLVGNIYLKDFYFESLKVFNNPKAISNWLLTEVLGVMNEKGLKELPFTPKDFASSVKMFSEGKISSKILKKIIKKLFEGKKFKEIIEKENILPITSKEEIRKFVLEVLKENEKVVNDYKRGKENALTFLIGQVMRKTKGRADPKILREVLLEELKR